From the genome of Candidatus Methylomirabilota bacterium, one region includes:
- a CDS encoding amidohydrolase family protein, with product PEVRRAQKHGLCVMSHSGGNSIPGSSPITHDVLLYLKPDVCGHVNGGTTSLDEAGLDAIIRRTDMALQLVQAGNLRSALYILKRAREAGVLPRVCVASDTPTGTGVMPMGVLKSVCELASLGDLPAAEAIALATGNNARAFRLTTATGTIAVGAPADLVVCDAPAASLAEDALDAIARGDIPGISCVVVDGQVRVGRSRNTPLAKRLATFTGVAVAGAGH from the coding sequence CCGGAAGTCCGCCGTGCCCAGAAGCACGGACTGTGCGTGATGTCTCACAGCGGCGGCAACTCGATCCCCGGCTCGAGCCCGATCACCCACGACGTGCTGCTGTATCTGAAGCCCGACGTCTGCGGCCACGTGAACGGGGGGACGACCTCGCTCGACGAGGCGGGGCTCGACGCGATCATCCGCCGGACCGACATGGCGCTCCAGCTCGTCCAGGCGGGGAACCTCCGCTCGGCGCTCTATATATTGAAGCGCGCGCGTGAGGCCGGCGTGCTCCCGCGCGTCTGCGTCGCGAGCGACACGCCCACGGGCACGGGCGTCATGCCCATGGGGGTGCTCAAGAGCGTGTGCGAGCTCGCATCGCTCGGCGACCTGCCGGCCGCCGAGGCGATCGCCCTGGCCACGGGCAACAACGCGCGCGCGTTCAGGCTCACCACGGCGACGGGAACCATCGCCGTCGGCGCGCCCGCCGACCTCGTCGTCTGCGACGCGCCGGCGGCGTCGCTCGCGGAGGACGCCCTCGACGCGATCGCCCGCGGCGACATCCCCGGGATCTCGTGCGTCGTCGTGGACGGGCAGGTGAGGGTGGGCCGGAGCCGCAACACGCCGCTCGCCAAGCGCCTCGCGACGTTCACGGGCGTCGCGGTCGCCGGCGCCGGGCACTGA
- a CDS encoding SEC-C metal-binding domain-containing protein — MSAVGRNDSCPCGSGKKYKRCCLGKDAPAPGAWTAGERDGALARLMRFSRRAEFDGDRAAAELTFWGKRLERLTRAEAREAMDFEQSRVGFHEWLVFDCPLHGGGTIVERFLAREGDGLRSGERRYLARMRLSHLRPYEIQAVRLDEGLDLLDLWANKRVPVRERLATRQLVQWDVLAARVILGPHGAPVLDGSPYLYPAREKELILRVLRRLSRSLRGKLPLRDETAFFKNIGMAFHDLWLELVARRPMPTSVTAEGDEVMLCRAVFDVRDRAALEAALANRPELERQDDGSYAWLAESADEGGFRRGFGTFVLEERRVVLETISRQRAERGRALLEAAAGPAVAYRATSHESVQRALERRRARPAARDRRPARPEEEVPPEAAAEIVQAFYERHYRGWLDEPLPALRGRTPRQAVGLKSARPKVIALLKDMENLSARERMEGHSAYDFGWMWGELGLERPG; from the coding sequence ATGAGCGCCGTCGGACGGAACGACTCGTGCCCCTGCGGCAGCGGCAAGAAGTACAAACGGTGCTGCCTCGGGAAGGACGCGCCCGCGCCGGGCGCGTGGACGGCGGGGGAGCGGGACGGCGCCCTCGCGCGCCTGATGCGGTTCTCCCGGCGCGCCGAGTTCGACGGGGACCGCGCCGCCGCGGAGCTCACGTTCTGGGGCAAGCGCCTCGAGCGGCTGACGCGGGCGGAGGCGCGCGAGGCGATGGACTTCGAGCAGAGCCGGGTCGGCTTCCACGAGTGGCTCGTCTTCGACTGCCCGCTTCACGGCGGCGGGACCATCGTCGAGCGGTTCCTCGCGCGCGAAGGCGACGGCCTCCGGTCGGGCGAGCGGCGCTATCTCGCGCGGATGCGGCTCTCGCACCTCCGCCCCTACGAGATCCAGGCGGTGCGGCTCGACGAGGGGCTCGACCTTCTCGACCTGTGGGCCAACAAGCGCGTCCCTGTGCGCGAGCGTCTCGCCACGCGCCAGCTCGTCCAGTGGGACGTCCTCGCCGCGCGCGTCATCCTCGGGCCCCACGGCGCTCCGGTCCTCGACGGCTCGCCCTACCTCTACCCGGCGCGCGAGAAGGAGCTGATCCTCCGCGTCCTGCGGCGGCTCAGCCGGTCGCTGCGCGGCAAGCTGCCGCTCCGCGATGAGACGGCATTCTTCAAGAACATCGGCATGGCGTTCCACGACCTTTGGCTGGAGTTGGTCGCCCGGCGGCCGATGCCGACCTCGGTGACCGCCGAGGGCGACGAGGTGATGCTTTGCCGGGCCGTCTTCGACGTGCGCGACCGCGCGGCCCTGGAGGCGGCGCTCGCGAACCGCCCGGAGCTGGAGCGCCAGGACGACGGCAGCTACGCCTGGCTCGCCGAGAGTGCCGACGAGGGCGGCTTCCGCCGCGGCTTCGGCACGTTCGTGCTCGAGGAGAGGCGCGTCGTGCTGGAAACCATCTCGCGCCAGCGCGCCGAGCGCGGGCGCGCGTTGCTCGAAGCGGCGGCCGGCCCCGCCGTCGCGTACCGGGCCACGAGCCACGAGAGCGTTCAGCGGGCGCTCGAACGCCGGCGCGCCCGGCCGGCCGCGCGCGACCGGCGGCCCGCCCGGCCCGAGGAGGAGGTGCCGCCGGAAGCCGCCGCCGAGATCGTCCAGGCCTTCTACGAGCGCCACTACCGGGGCTGGCTCGACGAGCCGCTGCCCGCTCTCCGCGGCCGCACGCCGCGCCAGGCCGTAGGCCTCAAGTCCGCGCGCCCCAAGGTGATCGCGCTCCTCAAGGACATGGAGAACCTCTCGGCCCGCGAGCGCATGGAGGGCCACTCCGCCTACGACTTCGGCTGGATGTGGGGCGAGCTGGGGCTCGAGCGGCCGGGGTGA